Proteins found in one Planococcus citri chromosome 2, ihPlaCitr1.1, whole genome shotgun sequence genomic segment:
- the LOC135834996 gene encoding multiple inositol polyphosphate phosphatase 1-like, protein MILIWVLLISSLLQIEAEQEQCYADNTSPYLNFGERTSYFQGREPHQMNLPKNCKPIYVWGIIRHGTRYPVPIDTILKIKKTLPLIRDQILMNHKNGRGNLCKKDLENLKKWNINITTDLRGELTSQGTKELIFLAKKIKEAFPLLFELQQRNIFEFQSSDTNRTRASALAFSNELMGTNFTTLQGNNITEDDEFLQLYKHCPNHAKLVKNPVFHEEIRLFKTSALMQKITAEISLRLGFLQPLSNQSIMLMYSICAYENAWFMDSKPPFCAVFTEEDLKAIEYYEDMESYYIRGYGNPLPNEKMGCPIVRDMMLSLSKAAKNAGNVAKGKFLFTHCETIIPTTVKLGLQKDNEPLKLENYQKLVEKRKWRSTYFDSFAANIMVALYRCPNQNGTQDVVIFHQNEHSVVIPQCISNPCTLDELQFIFQDVFDENRCNTNFCKISEPSKPSSGYLLRFSFNIIVINLLFIKIINWSS, encoded by the exons ATGATATTGATATGGGTACTATTAATATCTTCGCTTCTACAAATCGAAGCAGAGCAAGAACAATGTTATGCTGACAATACATCCCcatatttgaattttggagaGAGAACGTCTTATTTTCAAGGTCGAGAGCCTCATCAaatgaatttgccaaaaa ATTGTAAGCCAATTTATGTATGGGGAATTATAAGGCACGGGACGAGGTATCCTGTACCTATcgatacaattttaaaaatcaagaaaacattGCCTTTAATAAgagatcaaattttaatgaatcataAAAATGGAC GAGGAAACTTATGTAAAAAagacttggaaaatttgaagaaatggaACATCAATATAACCACAGATTTGAGAGGTGAACTGACATCACAGGGTAccaaagagttgatttttttagcaaaaaaaattaaagaagcaTTTCCTCTTTTATTCGAATTACAGcaaagaaatattttcgag TTTCAGAGTTCTGATACCAACCGCACAAGAGCTAGCGCGTTAGCATTCAGTAATGAACTAATGGGAACAAATTTCACTACCCTGCAAGGTAACAATATAACTGAGGATGACGAGTTTCTACAA CTTTACAAGCATTGCCCTAATCACGCGaaacttgtcaaaaatcctGTATTTCATGAAGAAATCCGTTTATTCAAAACTTCTGCTCTAATGCAAAAGATCACAGCAGAAATAAGTCTGCGTTTGGGTTTCTTGCAACCACTATCAaatc AGTCAATCATGTTAATGTATAGTATCTGCGCCTATGAAAATGCTTGGTTTATGGATTCGAAACCTCCATTTTGTGCAGTCTTCACCGAGGAAGATTTAAAA GCAATAGAATACTACGAAGACATGGAATCCTATTATATAAGAGGGTATGGAAATCCACTTCCCAACGAAAAGATGGGCTGCCCAATTGTACGGGATATGATGTTGTCATTGTC TAAAGCAGCAAAAAACGCTGGAAATGTCGCCAAAGGTAAATTTCTTTTCACTCATTGTGAAACAATCATTCCAACAACGGTAAAGCTCGGACTGCAAAAAGACAACGAACcgctgaaacttgaaaattatcaaaaattagtcgaaaaaagaaaatggaGGAGTACTTATTTTGACAGCTTCGCTGCTAATATTATGGTAGCGTtgtacag ATGTCCTAATCAAAATGGTACTCAGGACGTTGTGATATTTCACCAAAACGAACATTCTGTAGTGATTCCTCAGTGTATCTCAAATCCCTGCACTTTGGACGAATTgcagttcatttttcaagatgtgttcgatgaaaatcgttgcaatacaaatttttgcaagatttcaGAACCTTCGAAACCTTCATCCGGATATTTGTTGCGCTTCAGCTTTAATATTATTGTTATAAatcttttatttattaaaattataaattggtCAAGTTAG
- the LOC135834993 gene encoding RNA-binding protein 5-like — MSGSGGYAGDMYRTTSSGNSYDYSGHRGGNARSSPPDQRSSISDYERSWRSSGGNDSGGGSRRYSDDHGGGGGGGGGGGGGDSGDSYRSSSRYRDRSPRDRRSSERGGGGGYERRRKRHHRDSRESSRERSYSRGRRSDSDSDNRYSSSSRDRYYDDRDRDRYGESRWRSDNSDDDERSPRGYERRRDSDRYHRSGGDRGDRFASRVKDDWLAHVWGDSGRPSDGYGNMDYGDSGMEHYDRSSYKLQVPNKTLIIRGLGPYVTEKEIREEVIRAGGAPRDIRLIRKKDTGSSRGFAFVEFGSTEEAQGLVEKYDGEFKLKDQRVIMQYSIQRDFDKEVTADWYCKCCALNFKRREYCYRCGSDRRSGECTDTEEGSSHPTHTVMLKGLDSTVTEENVLKAIQTLSTLPIRSVRIGRDKHTNISRGICYLEMNNISDAMYLHNTLYTQKLRIDGRPAYVSYCKNIPVLIAVSNNSASNAGNAAIAAAQWSHQKNNDGAAAGGFSSSTSQYTLQDVPRLAEYSASVYAKNSNEKDAYVKHYTDYYTKVINSGGPMPTLDGIGANPSSTGYHDSAVTVSAPAVPASSAAITSPIEVSAPPRNVCNEPPSGNGDRCYPVPDVSTYQYEKSSGYYYDPYTTLYYDANSQYYFNGKINKFLYWDGARSTYLLAPDSAHPQHGGPNAASDGSKSAATDDDKKKEKLDDKDKVKVAKRIAKDMEKWAKTLNQKKEIAKQNLTATQTVPVLKAQGAADIGYTVGVLGKNKDTSPTSMLNYMTSMAAATAAAAQQPSDSSLVAEYGQGSDSEEDNEELQQDDKHVDWNKMACLLCKRQFPNKQTLLKHQQLSDLHKQNLEEWYRSIGISREDASRKSIQYRDRAKERRVKYNEPDVPPSNKLKENYMKAREATVNYEQPNKYRIGGDNVGNKLLQKMGWQEGMGLGKSNQGRTEIIQAEARPMSAGLGIRTQGVTPAPGETYKDCVKKMMRSRYEEVDNR; from the coding sequence ATGTCCGGCAGCGGTGGCTACGCAGGCGATATGTACAGAACAACTTCATCCGGCAACTCGTACGACTATTCGGGCCATCGTGGCGGTAATGCTCGTTCATCGCCGCCAGACCAACGTAGCAGCATCAGCGATTACGAGCGAAGCTGGCGTTCTAGCGGTGGCAACGACTCCGGAGGCGGATCTCGAAGGTACTCGGACGAtcacggcggcggcggcggtggcggagGTGGTGGAGGCGGAGGCGATAGCGGCGATTCGTACCGGAGCTCGAGTCGTTATCGCGATCGTAGTCCGCGCGACAGACGATCTTCAGAACGTGGTGGTGGAGGCGGCTACGAGCGCAGGAGAAAACGCCATCATCGAGATAGTCGCGAATCGTCTCGCGAACGTAGTTACTCGCGTGGTCGTCGATCGGACAGCGATAGCGATAATCGGTATTCGTCTTCGTCTCGGGATCGGTATTACGACGATCGCGATCGCGACAGGTATGGGGAATCGCGATGGAGATCCGACAATAGCGATGACGACGAGAGATCGCCGCGCGGTTACGAACGTAGACGCGATTCCGATCGTTATCATCGTAGCGGTGGCGACCGCGGTGACCGGTTCGCCAGCAGGGTGAAAGACGATTGGCTGGCGCATGTTTGGGGCGACAGCGGCAGACCTTCGGATGGATACGGAAACATGGACTACGGCGATTCCGGTATGGAGCACTACGATCGCAGCTCGTATAAATTACAGGTACCTAATAAGACGTTGATTATACGTGGTCTGGGACCGTACGTCACCGAGAAGGAGATCAGAGAAGAGGTGATCAGAGCCGGAGGTGCTCCGCGAGATATTCGTTTGATACGTAAGAAAGATACCGGATCGTCGAGAGGATTCGCGTTCGTGGAATTCGGATCGACCGAAGAGGCTCAAGGACTGGTGGAGAAATACGACGGCGAGTTCAAGCTGAAAGACCAGCGGGTCATAATGCAGTACAGCATTCAGCGCGATTTCGACAAAGAGGTCACCGCCGACTGGTATTGCAAATGTTGCGCGTTGAACTTCAAACGTCGAGAATACTGTTACCGGTGCGGATCGGATCGCAGATCGGGCGAATGCACCGATACCGAAGAAGGTAGCTCGCATCCGACGCACACGGTCATGCTGAAAGGACTCGATTCGACGGTGACCGAAGAAAACGTGCTGAAAGCCATCCAGACTCTGTCCACTTTACCCATCCGAAGCGTTCGCATCGGTCGCGACAAGCATACGAACATCTCGCGAGGTATATGCTACCTGGAGATGAACAACATCTCGGACGCCATGTACCTGCACAACACGCTGTACACGCAGAAGCTGCGAATAGACGGCAGACCGGCGTACGTATCGTATTGTAAAAATATCCCCGTCCTGATTGCCGTCTCGAACAACTCGGCTTCGAACGCCGGTAACGCCGCGATCGCCGCAGCTCAGTGGAGCCATCAGAAAAACAACGATGGCGCGGCTGCAGGTGGCTTTTCCAGCTCCACCTCTCAATACACACTTCAAGACGTGCCTCGTCTAGCCGAATACAGCGCCTCGGTCTACGCCAAGAACTCCAACGAAAAAGACGCCTACGTTAAACACTACACCGATTACTACACGAAGGTGATCAACAGTGGCGGTCCCATGCCCACTCTAGATGGCATCGGAGCCAATCCCAGCAGCACCGGATACCATGACTCAGCAGTCACCGTATCCGCTCCGGCTGTACCGGCTTCTTCGGCCGCCATCACGTCACCGATCGAGGTAAGCGCTCCGCCGAGAAACGTATGCAACGAACCACCCTCCGGTAACGGCGACAGATGCTATCCTGTACCGGATGTCAGCACGTATCAGTACGAAAAATCCTCCGGCTATTACTACGATCCGTACACGACTCTGTACTACGACGCTAACTCGCAATACTACTTTAAcgggaaaataaacaaattcctGTACTGGGACGGAGCCCGAAGCACGTATTTGCTAGCGCCCGATTCGGCTCATCCGCAACACGGCGGTCCCAACGCGGCATCGGATGGCTCGAAATCCGCAGCCACCGACGAcgataagaaaaaagaaaagctagACGATAAAGATAAAGTCAAAGTAGCCAAACGTATAGCGAAAGATATGGAAAAATGGGCCAAAACCCTAAATCAAAAGAAAGAAATAGCCAAACAGAATCTAACAGCGACTCAAACCGTACCGGTACTAAAAGCCCAAGGAGCTGCCGATATCGGCTACACTGTCGGCGTCCTCGGTAAAAACAAAGATACCAGTCCGACGTCTATGTTGAATTACATGACATCTATGGCTGCGGCAACTGCCGCCGCCGCCCAGCAACCCAGCGATAGCAGCCTGGTCGCCGAATACGGCCAAGGCAGCGATAGCGAAGAAGATAACGAAGAATTGCAACAAGACGACAAACACGTTGACTGGAATAAAATGGCCTGCCTTCTGTGCAAACGCCAATTCCCCAATAAACAGACTCTGCTGAAACACCAGCAGCTCTCAGATCTGCATAAACAGAACTTAGAAGAGTGGTATAGGTCTATCGGGATTAGTCGAGAGGACGCTAGTCGTAAAAGCATACAGTACAGAGATCGTGCCAAGGAACGTAGAGTCAAATACAACGAGCCAGACGTGCCTCCGTCCAATAAACTCAAAGAAAACTACATGAAAGCCAGAGAGGCGACAGTCAATTACGAGCAACCTAATAAGTATCGTATCGGTGGCGATAACGTGGGCAATAAGTTACTCCAGAAGATGGGTTGGCAAGAAGGTATGGGTTTAGGTAAATCGAATCAAGGTAGGACTGAAATCATTCAAGCCGAAGCCAGACCTATGTCTGCTGGACTCGGTATCCGAACCCAAGGTGTGACTCCGGCGCCCGGAGAAACCTATAAAGATTGTGTCAAGAAGATGATGAGGTCTAGATACGAAGAGGTCGATAATAGATAA
- the LOC135834994 gene encoding multiple inositol polyphosphate phosphatase 1-like, with protein MRSFKQSYRNMAMKMALVLPFVIFICSLLQIRAETDYCYADNPTPYRYFSRKTPYLISRGPQILDLENCEPVYLWALIRHGTTYPDIYLTNSMKQLSLLRDKIILNNKNKRGYLCEKDFKNLENWSFNFTWGEDHKLTAQGVNDQVFLAELIINAFPKLFESPKRESFKFQSSAYNSTKESAIVFSNELFETNYNTTAESNIEENDELLRLNKHCPKYLTDVEGNLSLHKETELFQKSDFMKSIIANVSLRLGFSDQLSFDEIYLMYETCAYENAANTNSNPPFCAVFSTKELKVLEYINDMNEYYSRGYGNQLASHLGCIVIRDMLTSLINASQDVEGINKGKFLFTQSDVLLPATVKLGLHKEKERLGHNNYKKLIKRRKWRLSIFDSFAANIIAALYKCPGQNGTHQNSVVIHQNERPVVYPMQCTGHHCTLEGLKTIFRDVLDENLCSMEFCYNFETQNAGVGAIFLHFSAFSVLTFVCIIVNLFY; from the exons ATGAGAAGCTTCAAGCAAAGCTATAGAAATATGGCTATGAAGATGGCATTAGTTTTGccatttgttatttttatatgtTCACTTCTACAAATTAGAGCGGAAACAGATTATTGTTATGCAGACAATCCAACACCTTATCGGTACTTTTCTCGGAAAACTCCTTACTTGATTAGTCGGGGTCCTCAAATTCTTGATCTTGAAA ATTGCGAGCCAGTATATTTGTGGGCATTAATTAGACATGGCACAACATACCCAGATATATATCTCACCAATTCTATGAAACAATTATCTCTTTTGAgagataaaattattttgaataataaaaataaaa GAGGGTACTTATGCGAAAAAGATTTTAAGAATTTAGAAAACTGGAGTTTCAATTTTACGTGGGGTGAAGATCACAAGTTGACTGCTCAGGGAGTCAATGATCAGGTCTTCTTAGCTGAACTAATAATCAAcgcttttccaaaattatttgaatcaCCGAAGAGGGAATCTTTCAAA ttCCAAAGCTCAGCTTACAATAGTACCAAAGAAAGCGCTATAGTATTTAGTAACGAATTGTTTGAAACTAATTACAATACCACTGCTGAAAGCAACATCGAAGAAAATGACGAATTATTACGC cTCAATAAACATTGTCCAAAGTACTTGACAGATGTCGAAGGAAACCTATCGTTACATAAAGAAacagaattatttcaaaaatcggaTTTCATGAAAAGCATCATCGCTAATGTCAGTCTTCGTTTAGGTTTTTCGGATCAGTTGTCATTTG ATGAAATTTACTTGATGTATGAAACCTGTGCTTATGAAAACGCTGCTAATACCAATTCGAATCCACCTTTCTGTGCTGTTTTTTCGACAAAAgaattaaaa gTACTGGAATACATCAATGATATGAATGAGTACTACTCCAGAGGTTATGGGAATCAGTTGGCTAGTCATTTGGGGTGCATAGTGATTCGAGATATGTTGACTTCATTGAT AAACGCTTCCCAAGACGTCGAGGGTATAAACAAAgggaaatttttattcactcAATCAGATGTGCTTCTTCCTGCCACAGTAAAATTAGGTTTACATAAGGAAAAGGAACGATTAGGAcacaataattataaaaaattgattaaacgaCGAAAATGgagactttcaatttttgacagctTTGCGGCCAATATTATTGCAGCTTTGtacaa ATGCCCTGGCCAAAATGGAACTCATCAGAACAGCGTcgtaattcatcaaaatgaacGACCAGTAGTATATCCAATGCAATGCACCGGTCATCATTGTACACTAGAAggattgaaaacaatttttcgagaCGTTCTAGATGAAAATCTATGTAGTATGGAATTTTGCTACAATTTCGAAACTCAGAATGCCGGCGTAGGAGCaatctttttacatttttctgctTTTAGTGTTCTCACATTTGTTTGTATTATTGTGAATTTGTTTTACTAA